ACTATTACATTGTTCCCATCCAAATATGCTGCCCAAGAGGAACCCACCAAAGGCCCAATTGGCCGtcttttgaatatttttgtGGTACAAGAAGGTGATGGATCCGAAGACTGCCATTACTGTAAATCCTGACAATCCAGCCTCACGGAAGCATGGTATGCTGATAAGGTTGGCGGGCGAGAAATCTTTAATACTGATCTTATTCACTGCTTGCTTCAAAGGTGAGGTAGAGGGGATGGGTACAGCCTGCTTagaatcatcaaatttggGAGGAAGTTCGTCTAGATAGCGTGGTTCAGGCACTGGTTCCTTCTGTTGTTTCTCCTGTGAGTTTTTTTCGTTGGAAAATGGCCACCAAGCCATTACAGTGATTATCCTTAAAATTATTCGGCTGAGATGGGCTGAAAAAACAGTTCCTTTTTTCAGCGAACCCGTCCTTTGGAAACGTAGATTTACCCTTCTGCTGCTTACGTGACCATCCATCGTGTACCATCGTGTACATGGGCTTCGCGATCGATCAGTCATTCACCTACTATTTACTTTAAATCCTGGT
This window of the Komagataella phaffii GS115 chromosome 2, complete sequence genome carries:
- a CDS encoding Mitochondrial inner membrane protein, with the translated sequence MAWWPFSNEKNSQEKQQKEPVPEPRYLDELPPKFDDSKQAVPIPSTSPLKQAVNKISIKDFSPANLISIPCFREAGLSGFTVMAVFGSITFLYHKNIQKTANWAFGGFLLGSIFGWEQCNSIRRKSMMTAQIAKESLEQRKQQELRNKVK